A region of Scleropages formosus chromosome 2, fSclFor1.1, whole genome shotgun sequence DNA encodes the following proteins:
- the nppal gene encoding natriuretic peptide A-like, whose product MSSNIATYLLSALLVLHLVEGKPVSSLQSLKQLLEEESRAPYPGSEEKLAQVKELESEDADLGARGAAPWEPSAGNSALAEKDSGLLARLLGDLLSTSKRSWSRFKKGGLRSCFGVRLERIGSFSGLGC is encoded by the exons ATGTCCTCCAACATCGCCACTTatctcctgtctgctctgcTGGTTTTACACCTGGTGGAGGGCAAACCGGTGTCCAGCCTGCAG AGTCTgaagcagctgctggaggaggagagccgCGCGCCGTACCCGGGCTCCGAGGAGAAGCTCGCGCAGGTGAAGGAGCTCGAGTCGGAGGACGCGGACTTGGGCGCGCGAGGCGCGGCCCCTTGGGAGCCGAGCGCCGGAAACTCGGCTCTTGCGGAGAAGGACAGCGGGCTGCTGGCGCGGCTCCTCGGGGACCTGCTGTCCACGTCCAAGAGGTCCTGGAGCAGGTTCAAGAAGGGCGGTCTGCGGAGCTGCTTCGGAGTGCGACTCGAGAGAATCGGCTCCTTCAGCGGACTCGGCTGCTAG
- the nppb gene encoding natriuretic peptides B produces the protein MIFSTALCGLLLLLNAHFFNAYPVSSDSLTRDDLDVLKTLLLRLEATLPEPKETAPFLAEKAGDVDAEDSYDQPQARQNQAQVEQFLSARDLKAVRSGSTSRSSGCFGRRLDRIGSMSSLGCNTVGRNSKSIFLDGFIAGA, from the exons ATGATCTTCAGCACTGCTCTTTGTggccttctccttcttcttaaCGCACACTTCTTCAACGCCTATCCTGTCTCCAGTGACTCACTGACCCGTGATGACTTGGACGTCTTAAAG ACACTTCTTCTACGACTTGAGGCAACCCTTCCGGAACCTAAGGAAACGGCACCGTTCCTGGCCGAGAAGGCTGGGGACGTGGATGCCGAGGACAGCTACGACCAACCGCAAGCAAGACAAAACCAAGCCCAAGTGGAACAGTTCCTGTCAGCTCGGGACTTGAAGGCTGTTCGGAGCGGGTCGACATCAAGATCTTCGGGGTGCTTCGGGAGGAGACTGGATAGGATCGGCTCCATGAGCTCCCTGGGGTGCAACACTGTTGGTAGAAATAGTAAGTCGATATTTTTGGATGGATTCATAGCTGGGGCCTAA
- the nppa gene encoding natriuretic peptides A: MRIVVFSALLVLLCQRVLVTAHVLGRSYSANDLAKLKSLLEQFEETLAADEPSDGLLDYEDGRQEADQSLSSPDWDRETPGRDPQDRDPPSRDPQDGYRAQKNRLQDLLVSARSKSLSGCFGARIDRIGTSSGLGCGPKRG, encoded by the exons ATGCGGATAGTCGTCTTCTCTGCACTTCTGGTCCTGCTTTGTCAACGGGTGCTGGTGACGGCACACGTTCTGGGCAGGTCCTACTCAGCGAACGACCTGGCCAAGCTGAAG AGTCTGCTGGAGCAGTTCGAGGAGACGCTGGCGGCCGACGAGCCCTCCGACGGCCTGCTGGACTACGAGGACGGCCGGCAGGAGGCGGACCAGAGCCTGTCCAGCCCGGACTGGGACAGGGAAACCCCGGGCAGGGACCCCCAGGACAGAGATCCCCCGAGCAGGGACCCCCAGGACGGCTACCGAGCCCAGAAGAACCGGCTCCAGGACCTGCTGGTGTCGGCGCGCAGCAAGTCGCTGTCCGGCTGCTTCGGGGCCAGAATCGACCGGATCGGAACCTCCAGCGGCCTGGGCTGTGGGCCCAAGAGAG gttAG
- the clcn6 gene encoding chloride transport protein 6 isoform X2 — translation MTFVFIASLLVLIEPVAGGSGIPEIKSYLNGVKIPGIVRLRTFLCKAIGVLFAVSGGLFVGKEGPMIHSGAIVGAGLPQFQSITFRKIHFNFPYFRSDRDKRDFVSAGAAAGVAAAFGAPIGGTLFSLEEGSSFWNQALTWKVLFCSMSATFTLNFFRSGINFNKWGSFQLPGLLNFGEFKCSNGDKNCHLWTAVDLAFFVAMGFVGGLLGALFNCLNKRLSKYRMRNVHPKAKFMRVLESLLVSMVTTVVIFVASMTLGECRDLSSPTSNNTTSTQVSGNEMVNSTIKQFFCPNKTYNDMATLFFNPQEVAINQLFHQDGTFSPVTLTIFFTLYFLLACWTYGVSVPSGLFVPSLLCGAAFGRLVANVLKINIGMDIYSGTFALIGAAAFLGGVVRMTISLTVILIESTNEITYGLPIMVTLMVAKWTGDFFNKGIYDIHIKLRGVPLLEWETEVEMDKLTASDIMEPNLTYVYPHTRIQSLVSILRTTVHHAFPVVTENRDNEKEFMKGNILISNNIRFKKSSVLTRAGEQRRRCQSMKSYPSSELRNVCDEQLGGQPAGDNQDILEQMLERRHTPYPSLYPVESPSEDWTMEERFRPLTFHGLVLRSQLVTLLIRGVCYAENQSSASQPRLSYAEMTEDYPRFPDIHDLDLTLLSPRMIVDVTPYMNPSPYTVSPNTHVSQVFNLFRTMGLRHLPVVNAVGEIVGIITRHNLTHEFLVAKLRQHYITM, via the exons ATGACCTTCGTCTTCATCGCCAGCCTGTTGGTCCTGATTGAG CCTGTGGCCGGAGGCTCGGGTATCCCGGAGATCAAGAGTTACCTGAACGGGGTGAAGATTCCCGGCATCGTCCGCCTACGTACCTTTCTCTGCAAAGCCATCGGGGTTCTGTTCGCTGTGTCTGGAG GTCTCTTTGTGGGGAAGGAGGGACCGATGATACACAGCGGCGCCATTGTGGGAGCGGGTCTCCCTCAG TTTCAGAGCATCACTTTTCGGAAAATCCATTTTAACTTCCCTTATTTCCGGAGTGACAG GGACAAAAGGGACTTTGTGTCTGCGGGGGCAGCGGCGGGTGTGGCGGCGGCGTTTGGGGCACCCATCGGCGGGACGCTCTTCAGCCTGGAGGAGGGCTCCTCCTTCTGGAACCAGGCACTCACGTGGAAAGTG CTCTTCTGCTCCATGTCGGCCACCTTCACCCTGAACTTCTTCCGTTCGGGCATCAACTTCAACAAGTGGGGGTCCTTCCAGCTGCCGGGGCTGCTCAACTTCGGCGAGTTCAAG TGCTCGAACGGGGACAAGAACTGCCACCTGTGGACAGCAGTGGACCTGGCCTTCTTCGTGGCCATGGGTTTTGTGGGCGGCCTCCTGGGGGCGCTCTTCAACTGCTTGAACAAGAGGCTGTCCAAGTACCGCATGAGGAACGTGCACCCCAAGGCCAAGTTCATGAG ggtgctggaaagcttgctggtttccatggtgaccaCGGTGGTGATATTCGTGGCTTCCATGACGCTGGGGGAGTGCCGCGACCTGTCCTCGCCGACCTCCAACAACACCACGAGCACACAG gTATCTGGCAATGAGATGGTGAACTCCACTATAAAGCAGTTCTTCTGTCCTAACAAGACCTACAACGACATGGCGACGCTTTTCTTCAACCCCCAGGAAGTGGCCATAAACCAGCTCTTCCACCAGGacg GCACCTTCAGCCCGGTGACTCTGACCATCTTCTTCACGCTCTACTTCCTGCTCGCCTGCTGGACGTACGGGGTGTCTGTGCCCAGCGGCCTCTTCGTACCTTCGCTCCTGTGCGGCGCCGCCTTCGGGCGTCTGGTCGCCAACGTGCTCAAGAT AAACATCGGGATGGACATATACTCAGGGACGTTTGCTCTAATTGGAGCCGCCGCCTTCCTCGGGGGTGTGGTCCGCATGACCATCAGCCTCACCGTCATCCTCATCGAGTCGACCAATGAAATCACGTACGGGCTGCCCATCATGGTAACACTCATG gTGGCCAAGTGGACCGGGGACTTCTTCAACAAGGGCATCTATGACATTCACATCAAGCTGCGAGGCGTGCCCCTGCTTGAGTGGGAGACGGAGGTGGAGATGGACAA GCTGACGGCCAGCGATATCATGGAGCCCAACTTGACCTACGTGTACCCCCACACCCGCATCCAGTCGCTGGTGAGCATCCTGAGGACCACCGTGCACCACGCCTTCCCGGTGGTCACAGAGAACCGCGACAATGAGAAGGAGTTCATGAAGGGCAACATcctcatcagcaacaacatCCGGTTCAAG AAAAGCAGCGTGTTGACCCGGGCCGGGGAGCAGCGGCGCCGCTGCCAGTCTATGAAGTCGTATCCGTCCAGCGAGCTGCGCAACGTCTGTGACGAGCAGTTGGGGGGGCAGCCTGCCGGGGACAACCAGGACatcctggagcagatgctggAGAGAAG ACACACGCCGTACCCCAGCCTGTACCCAGTGGAGTCACCCAGCGAGGACTGGACGATGGAGGAGCGCTTCCGACCTCTGACCTTCCACGGCCTGGTCCTGAGGTCACAGTTGGTCACCCTGCTGATCCGTGGCGTGTGCTATGCCGAGAACCAGTCG AGTGCATCTCAGCCGCGGCTGTCGTACGCCGAGATGACTGAGGACTATCCCCGCTTTCCGGACATTCACGACCTGGACCTGACGCTGCTGAGCCCCCGCATGATCGTC GACGTGACCCCTTACATGAACCCGTCTCCCTACACCGTGTCCCCAAATACACACGTGTCCCAGGTGTTCAACCTGTTTAGGACCATGGGGCTCAGACACCTCCCGGTGGTCAACGCGGTCGGAGAG atCGTGGGGATAATCACCAGGCACAATCTGACCCACGAGTTCCTGGTGGCGAAGCTCAGGCAGCACTACATCACCATGTAG